A single Triticum dicoccoides isolate Atlit2015 ecotype Zavitan chromosome 2A, WEW_v2.0, whole genome shotgun sequence DNA region contains:
- the LOC119354596 gene encoding 40S ribosomal protein S15: protein MADVDVDTEVAAGAQPKKRTFRKFSYRGVDLDALLDMSTDDLVQMFPARARRRFKRGLKRKPMALVKKLRKAKKDAPAGEKPEPVRTHLRNMIIVPEMIGSLIGVYNGKTFNQVEIKPEMIGHYLAEFSISYKPVKHGRPGIGATHSSRFIPLK from the exons ATG GCGGACGTCGACGTTGACACGGAGGTGGCCGCCGGCGCGCAGCCGAAGAAGAGGACGTTCCGCAAGTTCAGCTATCGCGGCGTGGATCTCGATGCCCTCCTCGACATGTCCACCGACGACCTTGTCCAGATGTTCCCCGCTCGCGCCCGCAGAAG GTTCAAGAGGGGTCTCAAGAGGAAGCCCATGGCGCTCGTCAAGAAGCTGCGCAAGGCG AAAAAGGACGCTCCTGCTGGTGAGAAGCCTGAGCCAGTGAGGACACATCTTCGTAACATGATCATTGTCCCTGAGATGATTGGCAGCCTTATCGGTGTCTACAATGGCAAGACCTTCAACCAGGTTGAGATTAAGCCTGAGATGATTGGCCATTACCTTGCAGAGTTCTCTATCTCCTACAAGCCAGTGAAGCATGGTAGGCCCGGTATTGGTGCCACACACTCTTCCCGGTTCATTCCTCTTAAATGA